One part of the Alligator mississippiensis isolate rAllMis1 chromosome 3, rAllMis1, whole genome shotgun sequence genome encodes these proteins:
- the RNF138 gene encoding E3 ubiquitin-protein ligase RNF138 — MAEEAGAGSSTSSSGSEEEDFYCPVCRDVLRTPVRTLLCRHVFCRKCFLTAVRESGTHCPLCRGSVAKKERSYPQRALDVENNMKKFSGSCKCCEKQVRYSRMRQHYKTCKKYQEEYGDSCTVPSLKIYQESTGNSAHPTFKCPLCQETNFTRQRLLDHCNNRHVHQICPVVCPICVSLPWEVSNQVTRNFVDHLNVWHRFDYGEFMNLQLDEETQFQNAVEESCHVNF; from the exons ATGGCCGAAGAGGCGGGCgcgggcagcagcaccagcagcagcgggAGCGAGGAGGAGGATTTCTACTGCCCTGTGTGCCGCGACGTGCTGCGGACGCCCGTGAGGACCCTGCTGTGCCGGCATGT GTTTTGCAGGAAATGTTTCCTGACAGCTGTCAGAGAAAGTGGAACGCATTGTCCTCTCTGCCGGGGAAGTGTGGCTAAGAAAGAAAGATCATATCCCCAAAGGGCCCTAGATGTTGAAAACAACATGAAGAAGTTTTCTGGAAGCTGTAAATGCTGTGAAAAACAG GTTAGATATTCTCGCATGAGACAACATTATAAAACATGTAAGAAATATCAGGAAGAATATGGTGATTCTTGTACTGTTCCAAGCTTAAAGATTTACCAAGAGTCAACAGGGAACAG TGCTCATCCCACATTTAAGTGCCCCCTGTGCCAGGAAACCAACTTTACAAGGCAACGCTTACTGGATCATTGTAACAATAGACATGTTCATCAGATATGTCCGGTA GTCTGTCCTATTTGTGTGTCTCTTCCTTGGGAAGTTTCTAACCAGGTTACTAGAAATTTTGTTGACCATCTAAACGTATGGCACCGGTTTGACTACGGAGAATTTATG AATCTTCAGCTCGACGAAGAAACCCAGTTCCAAAATGCAGTTGAAGAATCTTGTCATGTGAACTTCTGA